Proteins encoded in a region of the Paenibacillus sp. W2I17 genome:
- a CDS encoding alpha/beta fold hydrolase, which yields MKKGLRRGLKVLGGIMLATGLLLLAGTAYEAYQSTQDMKSYPPPGKYYEVSGRNMHLYTAGKGEVTVVFASGWGTPNPYVDFSPLYDKLKSQVKIAVYDRFGYGYSDYTDEPRDVDTISEEIHQLLRTSGQRPPYIMVGHSLGALETLRFAQRYPDEVAGMVMIDGGSPEYYSTVEMDTPEWYFTSVRFLVKTGIARTLLHSDQMMATLVIDPELVSAPMKKAATISTLKHAYNDNVMDEIRHSKINALRVLENKKEFPFPLTILTAGSDQPSEGSRAWQADQVKFASWSRQGTQQIVPHAEHYIHNSQPDIVAAEIMKLVTPSSDL from the coding sequence ATGAAGAAGGGGTTACGGAGAGGGTTAAAAGTGCTGGGAGGCATCATGCTTGCCACAGGACTTTTGCTGCTGGCAGGTACAGCGTATGAAGCTTATCAATCCACGCAGGATATGAAGTCCTATCCCCCGCCAGGCAAGTATTATGAAGTGAGTGGTCGCAACATGCACCTCTACACCGCTGGCAAAGGAGAGGTAACCGTGGTGTTTGCCTCAGGCTGGGGTACACCCAATCCGTATGTGGATTTCAGTCCGCTATATGACAAGTTGAAATCACAGGTAAAAATTGCGGTATATGATCGGTTCGGGTATGGATACAGCGACTATACGGATGAACCTCGTGATGTTGATACCATCTCGGAAGAGATCCATCAATTGCTGCGCACATCCGGTCAACGTCCACCTTACATTATGGTCGGTCACTCCCTGGGTGCGCTGGAGACGCTTCGGTTTGCGCAAAGGTATCCTGATGAGGTAGCCGGCATGGTCATGATCGATGGAGGTAGTCCTGAATATTACAGTACGGTGGAAATGGATACGCCCGAATGGTATTTTACTTCAGTCCGATTCCTGGTTAAAACAGGCATTGCGCGTACATTGCTGCATTCGGATCAGATGATGGCAACACTGGTCATTGACCCGGAGTTGGTTTCTGCGCCGATGAAAAAGGCTGCCACCATTTCTACCCTGAAGCATGCATACAATGACAACGTGATGGATGAGATTCGTCATTCCAAGATCAACGCATTACGTGTGCTGGAGAACAAAAAGGAGTTTCCTTTCCCTCTGACGATCCTGACAGCCGGATCAGATCAACCCAGTGAGGGGAGTCGGGCATGGCAGGCAGATCAAGTGAAATTTGCTTCATGGTCCAGACAAGGAACCCAGCAGATTGTCCCGCACGCCGAGCATTACATCCACAACAGTCAACCGGATATTGTCGCTGCCGAGATCATGAAATTAGTGACACCGTCCAGTGACCTATGA
- a CDS encoding pentapeptide repeat-containing protein, whose amino-acid sequence MSNQPFASTASPHLSADCEQCFGLCCVALPYGKSSDFAFDKASGTPCPNLRTDNRCGIHTQLRQKGFKGCTVYDCFGAGQKLSQVTYAGKDWRDHPESAKEMFDCLPALRQLHELLSYMKEMMMRPETSSLHSAFGELYEEIEHLSNLEPAALLRLDIANYRSSVNQLLVQASEMVRANVPPTAHGQGKSKKSKKRTGSDFFGANLKGADLRGASFRGALMIAADLRNADTRNADWIGADLRDTDLGDADLRGGIFLTQSQINAAKGNVNTKLPDHLNIPSHWV is encoded by the coding sequence TTGTCTAACCAACCATTTGCCAGCACTGCGAGTCCTCATCTTAGCGCAGACTGTGAGCAATGTTTTGGCTTGTGCTGTGTTGCCTTGCCCTATGGCAAGTCATCTGACTTTGCATTTGATAAAGCCAGCGGCACACCCTGTCCCAATCTGCGTACGGACAATCGATGTGGTATCCATACCCAACTTCGGCAGAAAGGGTTCAAAGGTTGTACGGTTTACGACTGTTTCGGAGCTGGACAGAAGCTCTCCCAAGTGACCTACGCGGGCAAAGATTGGCGTGATCATCCAGAGTCTGCAAAGGAGATGTTCGATTGTCTGCCTGCCTTGCGACAACTTCACGAGTTGCTCAGTTATATGAAGGAAATGATGATGAGACCGGAGACCTCATCCCTTCACTCTGCATTCGGTGAGTTATATGAGGAGATTGAGCACTTGAGCAATCTGGAGCCTGCAGCCCTCCTCCGTCTGGACATCGCCAATTATCGGTCCAGTGTGAATCAACTCTTGGTCCAGGCAAGTGAGATGGTACGCGCCAATGTGCCACCCACCGCTCATGGACAAGGGAAGTCGAAGAAGAGTAAAAAACGTACCGGAAGTGACTTTTTTGGTGCCAATTTAAAAGGGGCTGACCTGCGGGGCGCAAGCTTCCGAGGGGCTTTAATGATCGCAGCCGATCTCCGAAATGCAGATACACGAAATGCGGATTGGATTGGCGCGGACTTGCGGGATACGGATCTGGGCGATGCAGACCTGAGAGGTGGCATCTTCCTGACGCAATCCCAGATTAATGCAGCCAAAGGTAATGTGAATACCAAGTTGCCGGATCATCTCAACATTCCCTCACACTGGGTGTAG
- a CDS encoding exodeoxyribonuclease III, with the protein MKLVSWNVNGLRACVTKGFMDYYQESQADIFCLQETKLQAGQIEMDLGEDVYQYWNYAIKKGYSGTAVFSRIKPLSVRYGMEEDSEPEGRMITLEYDEFYLVNVYTPNAKRDLTRLPYRLEWEDRFRGYILQLEQTKPVIVCGDLNVAHQEIDLKNPKPNLGNSGFTLEERGKMTDLLASGYVDSFRHLYPDRTDVYSWWSYMPKVRERNVGWRIDYFLVSNQLAPKVADAHIDCHVMGSDHCPVGLTLQL; encoded by the coding sequence ATGAAGCTGGTGTCCTGGAATGTGAATGGCTTAAGGGCATGTGTGACCAAAGGATTCATGGATTATTATCAGGAGAGTCAGGCAGATATCTTCTGCCTTCAGGAGACCAAATTACAAGCCGGACAGATTGAGATGGACCTGGGGGAAGATGTTTATCAATATTGGAATTATGCGATCAAAAAAGGTTATTCCGGTACGGCTGTATTTAGCCGAATCAAGCCTTTATCCGTTCGTTACGGGATGGAGGAGGACAGTGAGCCGGAAGGACGGATGATTACACTGGAGTATGATGAGTTTTATCTGGTGAACGTCTATACCCCTAACGCGAAGCGGGATCTGACCCGGCTGCCTTACCGTCTGGAATGGGAGGATCGATTCCGGGGCTACATTCTGCAACTGGAGCAGACCAAGCCGGTTATCGTCTGTGGTGACCTGAATGTGGCTCATCAGGAGATTGATCTGAAGAATCCAAAGCCGAATCTGGGCAACTCGGGATTTACGCTTGAAGAGCGTGGCAAGATGACTGATTTGCTTGCTTCTGGTTATGTAGACAGCTTCCGCCATCTGTACCCGGATCGTACGGATGTATACAGCTGGTGGTCTTATATGCCAAAGGTTAGAGAACGGAACGTGGGCTGGCGCATTGATTATTTTCTCGTATCCAATCAATTGGCACCTAAGGTGGCAGATGCACATATCGACTGCCATGTGATGGGCAGTGATCATTGCCCGGTGGGTCTTACTTTGCAACTATAG
- a CDS encoding DUF4038 domain-containing protein, which produces MSVEVTTHRRTFEKEGNPFFYLADTVWSAFTNASLEEWEEYLDYRSMQGFNVVQINILRQWDASGSDLNIEPFNQQGDGSTDYFSLNEAYFDRAQDMVRMATERGFTPALVLLWCNYVPDTWATMFQKDGKMPLEAVEPYVTYAVNRFSEFNPMYLVSGDTDFPSEEANAYYQIALETVKRISPSSLTTLHIQGRLREIPEVFANHEGLDFYMYQSGHNSEFQAYAHEIADHFYHQSPVRPVINGEPCYEQISYSRNVYGRYSAFDARKAAWQSLLAGGGAGVTYGAHGIWSWHKKGKSFGIVEGEGFDSPYDWRSALRFEGAWDYSFIKYLFEQYKLVGVKPMDIVLNKTKEIRAAGTEDTLVLYVPVNTKVRLDFPVEEYDFTTIDLVQRRFAKTAAYRENEYGVIPMHAFENDVVMIGTRK; this is translated from the coding sequence ATGTCTGTTGAGGTTACAACTCACCGCAGGACGTTTGAGAAAGAAGGCAATCCGTTCTTTTATTTGGCGGATACGGTTTGGAGTGCATTTACCAATGCTTCATTGGAAGAATGGGAAGAATACCTCGATTATCGCAGTATGCAGGGATTCAACGTCGTACAGATCAATATTTTGCGCCAATGGGATGCAAGTGGTTCTGATCTGAATATCGAACCTTTTAACCAGCAAGGAGATGGCTCGACGGACTATTTTTCACTTAATGAAGCTTATTTTGACCGTGCACAAGACATGGTTCGTATGGCAACAGAACGTGGATTCACACCCGCACTTGTGCTCCTTTGGTGCAACTATGTACCCGATACCTGGGCCACCATGTTTCAGAAGGATGGCAAGATGCCACTTGAAGCTGTTGAGCCTTATGTGACATATGCGGTAAATCGATTCTCGGAGTTTAATCCGATGTATCTGGTCAGTGGGGATACCGATTTTCCTTCCGAAGAGGCGAATGCCTACTATCAGATAGCGCTGGAGACTGTAAAACGCATCAGCCCATCCAGTCTGACGACGTTACACATCCAAGGCAGACTACGAGAGATTCCTGAAGTGTTTGCAAACCATGAAGGGCTGGACTTTTACATGTATCAGTCTGGGCATAACTCGGAATTCCAAGCCTATGCGCATGAGATTGCAGATCACTTCTATCATCAGTCGCCTGTACGTCCAGTGATCAACGGTGAGCCTTGTTATGAACAGATTAGTTATAGCCGCAACGTCTATGGGCGCTACTCTGCATTCGATGCTCGCAAGGCTGCATGGCAGAGTTTGCTTGCCGGAGGTGGGGCCGGTGTCACTTATGGGGCACATGGCATCTGGAGCTGGCACAAGAAAGGCAAGTCTTTTGGCATTGTGGAGGGTGAAGGTTTTGATAGCCCTTATGATTGGAGATCAGCTCTAAGGTTCGAAGGTGCGTGGGATTATTCCTTTATCAAGTATCTCTTTGAGCAGTACAAGTTGGTGGGTGTGAAGCCGATGGATATCGTATTAAACAAAACGAAGGAGATTCGTGCGGCAGGCACGGAGGACACGCTCGTGCTTTATGTTCCGGTAAATACCAAGGTACGTCTGGACTTCCCGGTTGAAGAATACGATTTTACGACCATTGATCTCGTACAGCGCCGATTTGCCAAGACAGCAGCTTATCGCGAGAACGAATATGGTGTGATTCCCATGCATGCTTTTGAAAATGACGTGGTGATGATTGGTACACGTAAATAA
- a CDS encoding Gfo/Idh/MocA family protein: MWKIGIVGTGYWSEKHIKAWQFVADAEITGICDRHEDTLNEKAEQFNIPATFRYSDVTVMLDNANLDVIDIITPPETHLELVKMAAAAGKHIMCQKPFARSIEEAEEMVRIAEEAGVRLMVTENWRWLEPFQLIKQLLEESTVGQLNTIRYIHTDYYSPRFAPGEKLPQPFFRDMPQLLFYEMGVHWFDTWRFLFGEPERLYAETRKISKYTLGEDSGMVMLGYRDYVGLMDMSWATRRELSEPLPNQVLPDHKEQLIIEGDKASIKLYKDGRLSIIDNAGVETVYAERTELNYEDSHRKLQSHFIECLNTGAEFQTSGSDNVKTLRLVFDTYDSATHHNVKRYVQE, from the coding sequence ATGTGGAAAATTGGTATTGTCGGAACAGGGTACTGGTCAGAAAAACACATTAAGGCTTGGCAATTCGTTGCTGATGCCGAGATAACAGGAATTTGCGACAGGCACGAAGATACATTGAATGAAAAAGCAGAACAATTTAACATCCCGGCAACATTTCGTTATTCGGATGTGACAGTGATGCTAGATAATGCGAATCTCGATGTAATCGATATCATCACGCCACCGGAAACTCATCTGGAGCTGGTGAAAATGGCTGCAGCAGCGGGGAAGCATATTATGTGCCAGAAGCCGTTTGCCCGTTCTATTGAGGAAGCTGAAGAGATGGTGCGTATTGCGGAAGAGGCAGGTGTGCGTCTGATGGTGACGGAGAATTGGCGCTGGTTAGAACCTTTCCAGTTGATCAAGCAACTGCTTGAGGAAAGTACTGTGGGACAATTGAATACGATTCGGTATATTCATACGGATTATTATTCTCCGAGATTCGCACCGGGAGAGAAGTTGCCACAGCCTTTTTTTAGAGACATGCCACAATTGCTGTTCTATGAGATGGGTGTGCATTGGTTTGACACCTGGCGGTTCTTGTTTGGTGAGCCTGAACGTCTATATGCCGAGACCAGAAAGATTAGTAAATATACGTTGGGGGAAGACAGCGGTATGGTCATGCTGGGATACAGGGATTATGTCGGTCTCATGGATATGAGCTGGGCGACTCGTCGTGAACTGAGTGAACCTTTACCGAATCAGGTGCTTCCGGATCATAAGGAGCAACTCATCATTGAAGGGGATAAGGCTTCCATTAAGCTATATAAAGACGGAAGGTTGTCCATCATTGATAATGCTGGTGTGGAGACGGTATATGCTGAACGTACAGAGTTAAACTACGAGGACAGTCATCGTAAACTGCAATCCCACTTTATTGAATGTTTGAATACAGGTGCGGAATTCCAGACCAGCGGTTCGGATAATGTTAAAACGCTTCGCTTGGTATTCGATACGTATGACAGCGCAACCCATCACAACGTGAAGCGGTATGTACAGGAGTAA
- the gdhA gene encoding NADP-specific glutamate dehydrogenase, protein MSTITKETTESVQVTAADYVHSVYESVVARNPHEDEFHQAVKEILDSLIPVIEAHPKYRNHSLLEQLVEPERVITFRVPWVDDQGKVQVNRGFRVQFNSAIGPYKGGLRFHPSVYSGIIKFLGFEQIFKNALTGLPIGGGKGGSDFDPKGKSDLEVMRFTQSFMTELYKYIGSDTDVPAGDIGVGAREIGYMFGQYKRIHGGHEAGVLTGKGLLYGGSLARKEATGFGCVYFVKEMLQSKGLSFQDSTVVVSGSGNVSIYAIQKAQELGATVVACSDSGGYIHDPQGINLDTVKRLKEVDRLRISEYIKEHPHATYTEGCEGIWSIPCDIALPCATQNEIDEEAAALLIKGGVKAIGEGANMPSTLAAIDVFHGAGVLFGPAKAANAGGVAVSALEMSQNSMRLSWSFEEVDAKLHDIMKNIYTSCVEAAEEYGCEGNLVAGANIAGFLKVADSMIAQGVV, encoded by the coding sequence GTGTCCACGATAACAAAAGAAACTACAGAGTCCGTTCAAGTTACTGCCGCAGATTATGTTCATTCCGTTTACGAGTCGGTTGTCGCCAGAAATCCGCACGAAGATGAGTTCCATCAGGCTGTCAAAGAAATTCTGGATTCCCTTATTCCTGTTATTGAAGCACACCCCAAGTACAGGAACCATAGTCTGCTGGAACAGCTTGTTGAACCCGAACGTGTAATCACATTCCGTGTCCCATGGGTAGATGATCAGGGCAAAGTTCAGGTTAACCGTGGATTCCGGGTGCAATTCAACAGTGCCATTGGCCCTTACAAAGGTGGACTTCGCTTCCATCCTTCTGTATACTCGGGCATCATCAAGTTCCTTGGCTTCGAACAGATCTTCAAAAATGCTTTGACCGGTCTGCCCATTGGCGGTGGTAAAGGCGGTTCTGACTTCGATCCCAAAGGAAAATCGGATCTGGAAGTCATGCGTTTCACGCAAAGCTTCATGACAGAGCTGTACAAATATATCGGTTCCGATACCGATGTACCGGCAGGTGACATTGGTGTAGGCGCAAGGGAAATCGGTTATATGTTCGGCCAATACAAACGTATTCATGGCGGGCATGAAGCAGGCGTGTTGACAGGAAAAGGACTGCTGTACGGAGGAAGCTTGGCACGTAAGGAAGCGACTGGCTTCGGCTGTGTGTACTTCGTGAAGGAGATGCTGCAATCCAAGGGGCTCAGCTTCCAAGACAGCACAGTCGTTGTCTCTGGCTCTGGTAATGTGTCCATCTATGCCATTCAGAAGGCACAGGAGCTTGGAGCTACAGTCGTGGCGTGTAGTGACTCAGGTGGCTACATACACGATCCACAAGGCATCAACCTGGATACCGTGAAACGTCTGAAAGAGGTTGATCGTCTTCGCATCAGCGAATACATCAAAGAACATCCGCATGCTACATATACCGAAGGCTGTGAAGGCATCTGGTCTATCCCTTGTGATATTGCTCTTCCATGTGCAACGCAAAATGAGATCGATGAAGAAGCTGCGGCCCTTCTAATCAAAGGTGGCGTGAAGGCAATTGGCGAAGGGGCGAATATGCCTTCCACCCTGGCTGCCATTGACGTCTTCCACGGTGCAGGCGTGCTGTTCGGTCCAGCCAAAGCGGCTAATGCCGGCGGTGTAGCCGTGTCTGCTCTTGAAATGTCACAGAACAGCATGCGGTTGTCCTGGTCATTTGAAGAAGTAGACGCCAAGCTGCATGACATCATGAAGAACATCTACACCAGCTGTGTAGAAGCTGCTGAAGAGTATGGCTGTGAAGGCAACCTCGTAGCCGGAGCGAATATCGCCGGTTTCCTCAAGGTAGCCGATTCCATGATTGCTCAAGGTGTGGTTTAA
- a CDS encoding beta-glucoside-specific PTS transporter subunit IIABC, whose product MNHDQTAKEILSAVGGNENINNVIHCVTRLRFNLKDMKAPDKEEIKKIDGVLTVVESGGQFQVVIGNEVPKVYESLIGTMGKEPMSATSEQKGQGDKHGLFNRFVDVISGVFMPVIGVLAAAGILKGLLALFSTLKWLTEDMSTYKILFATADALFYFFPILLGFSAGKKFGGNPFISATIGAALVYPTMTAAATAGTGMSFLGIPVILINYTQSVIPIIIASYLAANFERWVTKISPSPIRMFAVPLVTLTVITPVVFMAVGPVATLISDYLAKGAMWTYGLSPIVAGLLLAGLWQTIIIFGLHWAFIPILLNNLVTNGFDPINGMLYATTFAQTGAAFAIAIKTRDKKLKPIAMSATISGLMGVTEPAIYGVTLPAKKAFIMASIAGGIAGSVAGFMGSTAYGFGAGVFGIPLFINPNGIDTGFIGFILSVLIAFVLGFILTYMFGYKNAATSSASMKLEKAEQVQPNRISSDDKESAGDVSATTPVQATTEVYGEKIVSSPLTGQLIPLTEVGDEAFSSGAMGQGAAIIPTKGVAYAPFDGVVVTIFKTKHAIGLLSEDGVEILIHVGINTVTLKGKHFTSYVSDGDTVRKGDKLVEFDLEGITAAGLDIMTSVIVSNTAIYTDIQAKQQGNIEHGEALITVK is encoded by the coding sequence ATGAATCACGACCAAACAGCAAAGGAAATTCTCAGCGCCGTCGGTGGCAATGAAAATATCAATAACGTCATTCATTGTGTGACTCGTCTCCGATTCAACCTGAAAGATATGAAGGCACCCGACAAGGAAGAGATCAAGAAGATCGACGGAGTACTCACTGTTGTGGAGAGTGGTGGCCAGTTCCAGGTGGTCATCGGCAATGAAGTTCCCAAAGTCTATGAGTCCCTGATAGGAACAATGGGAAAAGAACCGATGTCAGCCACTTCAGAACAAAAGGGGCAAGGAGATAAGCATGGTCTGTTCAATCGCTTTGTTGACGTGATATCTGGCGTATTTATGCCGGTAATCGGTGTGCTCGCGGCAGCGGGTATTCTCAAAGGGTTGCTAGCCCTGTTCAGTACGTTGAAATGGCTTACGGAAGACATGAGCACATACAAGATATTGTTTGCAACCGCAGATGCACTGTTCTACTTCTTCCCGATTCTGCTTGGGTTCTCTGCAGGGAAAAAGTTTGGAGGTAATCCATTTATCTCTGCAACCATTGGTGCTGCACTCGTATATCCAACGATGACCGCTGCCGCTACGGCAGGGACAGGCATGTCCTTTCTGGGCATTCCGGTCATTTTAATCAACTATACACAATCGGTTATTCCAATTATTATTGCTTCTTATCTGGCAGCAAATTTCGAGAGATGGGTTACAAAAATATCTCCTTCTCCCATTAGAATGTTTGCCGTACCGCTGGTTACACTGACAGTAATTACCCCGGTTGTTTTTATGGCAGTGGGGCCGGTAGCAACGCTAATCAGTGACTATTTGGCCAAAGGAGCAATGTGGACTTACGGGCTAAGCCCTATTGTTGCCGGATTGCTTCTGGCTGGCCTCTGGCAAACCATTATTATTTTTGGGTTACACTGGGCATTTATTCCCATCCTGCTAAATAATTTGGTAACAAACGGATTCGATCCAATCAATGGTATGTTGTATGCTACTACGTTTGCCCAAACCGGGGCAGCATTTGCAATTGCGATCAAAACCCGGGATAAGAAGTTGAAGCCGATTGCGATGTCTGCGACAATTTCAGGCCTCATGGGTGTAACGGAACCCGCCATTTACGGTGTAACATTACCGGCGAAAAAAGCGTTTATTATGGCTTCCATTGCAGGTGGTATCGCAGGATCTGTCGCTGGTTTCATGGGTTCTACTGCGTATGGCTTTGGTGCAGGGGTGTTCGGTATTCCGTTGTTCATTAATCCTAATGGAATTGATACCGGATTCATTGGTTTCATTCTTTCTGTCCTTATCGCCTTTGTATTGGGCTTTATTCTGACGTACATGTTCGGTTACAAAAATGCAGCCACGTCTTCTGCTTCAATGAAGCTGGAAAAAGCAGAACAGGTGCAACCAAACCGTATATCATCGGATGACAAAGAATCTGCTGGTGATGTTTCTGCCACGACTCCAGTTCAGGCAACTACGGAAGTGTATGGAGAGAAGATCGTGTCCAGCCCGCTGACGGGCCAACTGATTCCGTTGACAGAGGTCGGGGATGAGGCGTTCTCTAGTGGAGCCATGGGTCAAGGAGCGGCGATCATTCCGACAAAGGGTGTGGCATATGCCCCGTTCGATGGTGTAGTGGTTACGATTTTCAAAACGAAACATGCCATTGGACTGTTGTCTGAGGATGGCGTGGAGATTTTGATTCATGTGGGTATCAATACCGTGACTCTCAAAGGCAAGCATTTTACTTCATATGTCTCTGATGGCGATACTGTTCGCAAAGGAGACAAGCTGGTGGAGTTCGATCTGGAGGGCATTACAGCCGCAGGGCTGGATATAATGACCTCTGTGATCGTATCGAATACAGCTATTTACACAGACATTCAGGCTAAACAACAAGGTAACATCGAACATGGTGAAGCTTTGATCACTGTAAAATAA
- a CDS encoding diaminopimelate dehydrogenase, translated as MIRVGIVGYGNLGKGVEKAISQNEDLELIAVFTRRNPEQMVAESTEVRFEHISAAEQYIGKIDVMILCGGSATDLPEQTPAIAKLFNTVDSFDTHAKIPEFYKEVNAAAEQGGHVSVISTGWDPGLFSMNRLLAQSILPEGKEYTFWGKGVSQGHSDAIRRVPGVKAGVQYTVPVEEVINRIRAGETPELSTREKHLRQCYVVAEDGANQDEIRETIVSMPNYFADYDTTVTFISEEELKSEHEGMPHGGFVIRSGVTGAGQKQIIEFGLKLDSNPEFTASVLVAYARAAQRLSVEGHKGAKTVFDIPLGHLSPKSAEDLRRDLL; from the coding sequence ATGATTAGAGTGGGTATTGTTGGTTACGGTAACTTGGGTAAAGGTGTAGAGAAAGCCATTTCCCAGAACGAGGATCTGGAACTGATTGCTGTGTTTACACGTCGTAATCCGGAGCAGATGGTCGCTGAAAGCACAGAAGTACGTTTTGAGCATATCTCTGCAGCGGAGCAATACATAGGCAAGATTGATGTTATGATCCTCTGTGGTGGTTCTGCAACCGACCTTCCAGAGCAGACACCAGCCATCGCCAAATTGTTCAATACGGTAGATAGCTTCGATACACATGCGAAGATTCCTGAATTCTACAAGGAAGTTAATGCTGCGGCAGAGCAAGGCGGTCACGTAAGTGTCATTTCCACAGGTTGGGACCCAGGCTTGTTCTCCATGAACCGTCTGCTTGCACAGTCCATCCTGCCAGAAGGAAAAGAGTACACGTTCTGGGGCAAAGGTGTGAGCCAAGGCCACTCGGATGCTATTCGTCGTGTTCCAGGCGTTAAGGCGGGTGTACAGTATACTGTACCTGTTGAAGAGGTGATCAACCGCATTCGTGCAGGGGAGACACCAGAGCTATCTACACGTGAGAAACATCTGCGTCAATGTTATGTGGTAGCAGAAGATGGTGCTAATCAGGATGAGATCCGTGAGACGATTGTGTCGATGCCTAACTACTTTGCAGATTACGATACAACTGTAACGTTCATTAGCGAAGAAGAATTGAAATCCGAGCATGAAGGTATGCCGCATGGTGGATTTGTAATTCGCAGTGGGGTTACGGGTGCAGGTCAAAAGCAAATTATTGAATTTGGTCTGAAACTCGACAGCAATCCTGAATTTACAGCAAGCGTACTTGTAGCGTATGCAAGAGCCGCACAACGCTTGAGCGTGGAAGGACATAAGGGAGCGAAAACGGTATTTGATATTCCGCTCGGTCACTTGTCTCCAAAATCGGCTGAAGATCTTCGCCGCGACTTGTTATAA
- a CDS encoding GreA/GreB family elongation factor, whose amino-acid sequence MNHRTSRHNCREKLVSQLFTFGEEKRTFLDAYFDVRDPERIQLEKQLSAYKEYVEKLLLGPDEDLDSAVLIGSHIDFEYIDFHTSDSFMIVMPEDTNPDEGRISFLSPVGSQLLLGSVGEVRSVHTPSGSMRIRITGIELRSETLNEPALGGADHAL is encoded by the coding sequence ATGAACCATAGGACTTCCCGCCATAATTGCAGAGAGAAGCTGGTGAGCCAGCTATTTACATTCGGTGAAGAGAAAAGAACATTTCTCGACGCCTATTTCGACGTGCGCGATCCAGAGCGGATACAATTGGAAAAACAATTGTCGGCATATAAGGAGTATGTGGAAAAACTGCTCCTGGGCCCGGATGAAGATCTGGACTCGGCGGTATTGATCGGTAGTCATATTGATTTTGAATATATCGATTTTCATACGTCAGATTCGTTCATGATTGTTATGCCAGAAGATACCAATCCTGATGAGGGTCGTATTTCCTTTCTCTCTCCAGTAGGGAGTCAATTACTGCTTGGCAGTGTAGGGGAAGTTAGGTCTGTTCATACACCATCAGGTTCTATGAGAATCCGCATTACGGGGATTGAGCTGAGGAGCGAAACCTTGAACGAACCGGCCCTAGGGGGTGCAGATCATGCACTTTAA